The proteins below come from a single Pleuronectes platessa chromosome 1, fPlePla1.1, whole genome shotgun sequence genomic window:
- the LOC128438501 gene encoding putative gonadotropin-releasing hormone II receptor, with protein sequence MNASSCWDPEVTMYKQSDRFDLNASCEWTSGDAALRLPTFSTAAKVRVIITFILCGVSTFCNSAVLWAANGHKRKSHVRVLIINLTAADLLVTFIVMPVDAVWNITVQWLAGDLACRLLMFLKLQAMYSCAFVTVVISLDRQFAILNPLSIGMARKRNRVMLTVAWTMSTLFSIPQMLIFHNVTITYPANFTQCTTRGSFVTHWQETAYNMFTFCCLFLLPLVIMIICYTRIFIQISKRMTGKSLSSNEPHLRCSKNNIPKARMRTLKMSIVIVICFIVCWTPYYLLGLWYWFFPDDLKGKVSDSLTHILFIFGLFNACLDPIIYGLFTIRFRKGLRHSHHNAAAMSHKETSTVITDALNCTAVTLLCKRGMITGQVSESEQAQAKSTDSSCLTVFSQGEGGQSGHFRCESTM encoded by the exons ATGAACGCCTCCTCCTGCTGGGATCCTGAGGTCACCATGTACAAGCAGAGCGACAGATTTGACCTCAATGCCAGCTGTGAATGGACATCAGGGGACGCAGCGCTGCGGCTGCCTACCTTTTCTACAGCGGCCAAAGTCAGAGTGATCATTACCTTCATCCTGTGTGGCGTTTCCACTTTCTGCAATTCAGCTGTGCTGTGGGCAGCCAATGGCCACAAACGCAAATCCCACGTCAGGGTGTTGATAATCAACCTGACTGCAGCCGATCTCTTGGTTACCTTCATCGTGATGCCTGTGGACGCCGTGTGGAACATCACTGTCCAGTGGCTGGCTGGCGACCTGGCCTGCAGATTATTGATGTTCCTCAAACTGCAGGCCATGTACTCCTGTGCCTTTGTCACAGTGGTGATTAGTCTGGACAGACAGTTCGCCATCCTCAACCCTCTGTCCATTGGCATGGCCCGCAAAAGAAACAGGGTCATGTTGACAGTGGCGTGGACTATGAGCACCTTATTCTCAATCCCTCAG ATGTTAATTTTCCACAATGTGACCATCACATATCCAGCCAACTTTACTCAGTGCACCACGAGGGGCAGCTTCGTCACTCACTGGCAGGAAACCGCCTACAACATGTTCACCTTCTGCTGCCTCTTCCTGCTGCCACTGGTCATAATGATCATCTGCTACACAAGGATCTTCATCCAGATCTCCAAGAGGATGACAGGAAAGAGCT TGTCCTCCAATGAGCCACATCTACGCTGTTCAAAGAACAACATTCCCAAAGCACGAATGAGAACTCTGAAAATGAGCATCGTCATCGTAATCTGCTTCATCGTCTGCTGGACGCCGTACTACCTACTGGGTCTTTGGTACTGGTTCTTCCCAGATGACCTGAAAGGGAAAGTCTCTGACTCCCTCACCcacattctgttcatctttGGCCTTTTCAACGCCTGCCTGGACCCCATCATATACGGTCTGTTCACCATACGCTTCCGCAAGGGGCTGAGACACAGCCACCACAATGCTGCAGCGATGTCACACAAGGAAACCTCCACAGTGATAACAGATGCTCTGAACTGTACTGCTGTCACTTTGCTGTGTAAAAGAGGGATGATCACTGGTCAGGTCAGCGAGAGTGAACAGGCTCAGGCAAAATCCACTGACTCCAGCTGCCTGACTGTGTTCAGTCAAGGAGAGGGAGGACAATCAGGCCACTTCAGATGTGAGAGCACAATGtga